A DNA window from Ralstonia solanacearum K60 contains the following coding sequences:
- a CDS encoding fimbrial biogenesis chaperone: MRPVCAARGECRAARGRCRRAADFTDPPRPGPWQNAASLTLRNRGTQPLNAQVRVFRWMQDSDGDHLEPAPGLVASPPIVQIPGEGEQLVRVVLMQPAGGDGEQAYRLLIDELPERRPQTQTGVTMQLRYSVPVFVNASVEAPPRLSAALRRDGGRAMLVVHNLEARHAQLAGVSIEWNDGTQSPLTEGLLGYALAGATRAWPVADARAAVAVPRRLRAKVNGVAVEIQLARAE; encoded by the coding sequence ATGCGTCCTGTTTGCGCTGCTCGCGGGGAGTGTCGCGCCGCGCGTGGCCGGTGCCGCCGCGCTGCAGATTTCACCGATCCGCCTCGACCTGGTCCTTGGCAAAACGCCGCCAGCCTCACGCTGCGCAATCGGGGCACACAGCCGCTCAACGCGCAGGTACGCGTGTTCCGCTGGATGCAGGATAGCGACGGTGATCATCTGGAGCCGGCGCCCGGGCTGGTTGCCAGCCCGCCCATCGTGCAGATTCCGGGGGAGGGCGAGCAACTCGTGCGCGTGGTCCTCATGCAGCCGGCCGGCGGCGATGGCGAGCAGGCCTACCGCCTCCTCATCGACGAACTGCCCGAGCGCCGCCCGCAGACCCAGACGGGCGTGACGATGCAACTGCGCTACTCGGTGCCGGTGTTCGTCAACGCCAGCGTCGAGGCACCGCCCCGGCTCAGCGCCGCACTGCGCCGCGATGGCGGGCGGGCCATGCTGGTGGTTCACAACCTGGAGGCCCGTCACGCGCAGCTTGCCGGCGTGTCGATCGAGTGGAACGATGGGACGCAGAGCCCGCTCACCGAGGGCCTGCTCGGCTATGCGCTGGCGGGCGCAACGCGTGCCTGGCCGGTGGCCGATGCCCGCGCGGCGGTTGCTGTCCCACGGCGGTTGCGGGCCAAGGTCAACGGTGTCGCGGTCGAGATTCAGCTTGCGCGTGCTGAGTGA
- a CDS encoding FAD-dependent monooxygenase, producing MSAVDVLVIGAGPAGAAAARMLALAGRSVVLADAVKPGDRVGESLPGSARPLLRDMGLLPWLERSMPRAHVGNVSAWNTEALIATDFIHDPNGAGWHLDRQRFDQCLRDAAIDAGACWRETRLQAIESCGGGWRVQLDDGDLFAHWLIDASGRRAVLAQRMGVERRCDESLVALYAWSDDGRTDERTLIEAVPHGWWYSAPLPGARRVAVLHVEAAEGGRMLRHPQGWREQLAATRQIRQVCAPDGAWTQPRGTDACGATLAQWYGDRWMAIGDAALSFDPLSSQGMFNALYTGLRGAQAVTGALAGNGALLHRYSEQLAQVRRTYRQRLRHYYRLEQRWASLPFWRNRHHLAGERADERV from the coding sequence GTGAGCGCTGTCGATGTCCTCGTGATCGGTGCAGGTCCGGCAGGCGCGGCGGCGGCACGCATGCTGGCGCTGGCGGGTCGCAGTGTCGTGCTGGCCGATGCGGTGAAGCCCGGCGACAGGGTCGGCGAAAGTCTGCCGGGCAGCGCACGGCCGCTGCTGCGCGACATGGGGCTTCTGCCGTGGCTGGAGCGCAGCATGCCGCGCGCCCACGTCGGCAACGTATCGGCATGGAATACGGAGGCGCTGATTGCCACCGATTTCATTCACGACCCGAACGGCGCCGGATGGCATCTCGATCGCCAGCGGTTCGACCAATGCTTGCGCGACGCGGCGATCGACGCGGGTGCATGCTGGCGCGAGACACGTTTGCAGGCGATTGAGTCCTGCGGCGGTGGCTGGCGCGTCCAGCTCGATGACGGCGATCTGTTCGCCCACTGGCTGATCGACGCAAGCGGGCGCCGCGCGGTGTTGGCGCAGCGCATGGGTGTGGAGCGCAGATGCGATGAATCGCTGGTCGCGCTGTATGCCTGGAGCGATGATGGGCGGACAGACGAGCGCACCCTGATCGAGGCTGTCCCGCATGGCTGGTGGTACAGCGCGCCATTGCCCGGTGCGCGGCGCGTGGCTGTGCTGCATGTCGAGGCGGCCGAGGGCGGCCGTATGCTGCGCCATCCTCAGGGATGGCGTGAGCAGTTGGCGGCCACGCGGCAGATACGACAGGTTTGTGCGCCGGATGGTGCCTGGACGCAGCCGCGTGGCACCGACGCCTGCGGGGCAACGCTGGCGCAGTGGTATGGCGACCGATGGATGGCCATCGGAGATGCCGCGCTGTCTTTCGATCCCCTCTCCTCGCAGGGCATGTTCAACGCACTGTATACGGGGTTGCGAGGCGCGCAGGCCGTGACGGGGGCGTTAGCGGGGAATGGCGCGCTATTGCACCGGTACAGCGAGCAGCTTGCGCAGGTGCGCAGAACGTACCGGCAACGGCTTAGGCACTACTACCGGCTGGAGCAGCGTTGGGCCAGCCTGCCTTTCTGGCGCAATCGCCACCATCTGGCAGGTGAACGGGCGGACGAGCGGGTGTAA